In Diaphorobacter ruginosibacter, the genomic stretch TCTTTCATGATCTTCCTTCAGGTCAGCTGCGGGAGCCGTGCCAGCCAGTCTGGCGTACTTTCCGCACGAAAAAGCTCTCTATTATTGCATGAAACGGCCGCGTGCCGCAATTGAGCGCGCCCCTGTAACGAAAATGCCTCGCAGGCGAGGGCGTGCGAGGCATTTTTTCCCGTTCGCACGGGTCGGGCCGTGCCGGCCGAAGCGGCGTATCAGCCGCCGCGGCGCATCATGTCGAAGAATTCCACGTTGGTCTTCGTGGCCTTCATGTTCTTGATCATGAGTTCCATGGACTCGATCTCGTCCATGTTGTACATGAACTGGCGCAGGATGCGGGTCTTCTGCAGGATCTCGGGAGCCAGCAGCAGTTCCTCGCGACGCGTGCCGCTCTTGTTCATCTCGATGGCCGGGAACACGCGCTTCTCGTAGAGGCGGCGGTTCAGGTGGATTTCACAGTTGCCGGTGCCCTTGAACTCTTCGAAGATCACTTCGTCCATGCGGCTGCCGGTGTCGACCAGGGCGGTGGCGATGATGGTCAGCGAACCACCTTCCTCCACTTTGCGCGCCGCGCCGAAGAAGCGCTTGGGGCGCTGCAGTGCGTTGGCGTCCACACCGCCCGAGAGCACCTTGCCGGAGGAGGGGACGACGTTGTTGTAGGCGCGGGCCAGGCGGGTGATCGAGTCCAGCAGGATCACCACGTCCTTCTTCAGCTCGACCAGGCGCTTGGCGCGCTCGATCACCATCTCGGCGACGTGCACATGGCGTGCGGCAGGCTCGTCGAAGGTGGAGGCGATGATCTCGCCCTTCACCGTACGCTGCATTTCGGTCACTTCCTCGGGGCGCTCGTCAACGAGCAGGACCATGAGGTGGACGTCGGGATTGTTGGCGGTGATGGCATGCGCAATGTGCTGCATCATCACCGTCTTGCCGCTCTTCGGAGGCGCGACGATCAGCGCGCGCTGGCCGCGGCCGATGGGGGCGATGATGTCGATGATGCGGCCGGTGATGTTCTCTTCGGCCTTGATGTCGCGCTCGAGGCGCATCTGTTCCTTGGGGAACAGCGGCGTCAGGTTTTCGAACAGCACCTTGTGCTTGTTCTGCTCCGGAGGGCCGCCATTCACGCTGTCGAGCTTGGTGAGCGCGAAGTAGCGTTCGCCGTCCTTGGGCGTGCGGACCTCGCCCTCGATCATGTCGCCGGTGTGCAGGTTGAAGCGGCGCACCTGGCTCGGGGAGATGTAGATGTCGTCCGTGCTGGCCGTGTAGCTGGTGTCCGGGCTGCGCAGGAAGCCGAAACCGTCGGGCAGGATTTCCAGGACGCCATCGGCAAACACCTGTTCGCCTGCCTTTGCGCGCTTCTTGATGATGGCGAACATCAGCTCCTGCTTGCGCATGCGGCCGACGTTTTCGATCTCAAGCTCTTCAGCCTGCTTGAGGACTTCAGACACATGCAGTGCCTTGAGTTCGTTTAAGTGCATGGGGTGACTCCTGAACGGAGTGATGAAGAATACGAAATGCCTGGGGGAGCTTTAGCTGTCTGCCGTGCGGGCCGGATAGGCGCTTGGCGAGCTGGTGATCGGGATTTCAGTCGCCAGCTTTTGCAACGTGGCGAATCGATCAGCAGAGATTATGACAGGATTTTGGACAAGCGCGTCACCGCGTTGCGAACGCTTTCATCCTTGAGATGTGCGGACTCGAGTGGAAACGCGTTCCCGAGCCTTGAAATGAGGGCTCTTTGCAAGGGGCACCTTCGCTGCTCTGAACGCGGAAGCAATGAGCACGCCGTATGAAACGGGCAGGGCGCATGCGAGAGCCGCCGCGCAAGGGCCGCCCCGCGGCGCTGGCGGCGTCCCCCTTCCCGAACTGCGCAGCAGTTCGAGAGAAGGGGGAAGGCGCAAAGCGCCTCAGGGGGATGCTCTTAAATCTCTTGGTCGATGAAGGCCGTCAGCTGGGCCTTGCTGAGCGCGCCGACCTTTGTGGCTGCCAGTTCGCCATTCTTGAACAGCATGAGCGTGGGAATGCCGCGAATGCCGAACTTGGCGGGAATTTCACGGTTCTCGTCCACATTCATCTTGGCGATGGTGAGCTTGCCCTGGTAGGTGGTAGCCACTTCATCCAGAATGGGTGCAATCATCTTGCAGGGACCGCACCACTCGGCCCAGTAGTCCACCAGCACCGCACCGCCGTCCTTGAGGACGTCGGCTTCGAAGCTGCTGTCCGAAATGTGTTTGATGAGATCGTTTGCCATGGGCTTTCCTTGATTACAGCTATTGAATATGGCCGGTACGTTTACAGTGGAATAATTGTGACAGAAACTGATTCCCCGCATCACGGTATGGCCGCAGAAAACAATGCTATGACAGTAATAGCTAGAAGCAATTTGGTGACTGTCGGCTGGAGGCGGGTGCTGGAGGCTGTGGCGCGTGCCGCCGGCGAACGGGGCATCCATCCGGCCAGCGTCGTGGTGCTGGTTCCCTATGCGCACCTGATGGCGCAGGCGCGCGCGCAGTGGGCGGCCCTTTATCCCGACGGATTCATGCCCCGCTTCGAGACCACCCGTAACTGGGCAACCGCGCTGGGCGGAGAGCCGACGGGTGGCAATGGCCTTCGCCTGGATGTAGGGTGTGATGCGCTGACCGGGCGTTCGTTGCTCGAAGCTGCGGGGCTCGAGGCGCACGCCGATGCCATGCTCAGCCTGATGCTTGAGATGGCGCAGCAAT encodes the following:
- the rho gene encoding transcription termination factor Rho, whose product is MHLNELKALHVSEVLKQAEELEIENVGRMRKQELMFAIIKKRAKAGEQVFADGVLEILPDGFGFLRSPDTSYTASTDDIYISPSQVRRFNLHTGDMIEGEVRTPKDGERYFALTKLDSVNGGPPEQNKHKVLFENLTPLFPKEQMRLERDIKAEENITGRIIDIIAPIGRGQRALIVAPPKSGKTVMMQHIAHAITANNPDVHLMVLLVDERPEEVTEMQRTVKGEIIASTFDEPAARHVHVAEMVIERAKRLVELKKDVVILLDSITRLARAYNNVVPSSGKVLSGGVDANALQRPKRFFGAARKVEEGGSLTIIATALVDTGSRMDEVIFEEFKGTGNCEIHLNRRLYEKRVFPAIEMNKSGTRREELLLAPEILQKTRILRQFMYNMDEIESMELMIKNMKATKTNVEFFDMMRRGG
- the trxA gene encoding thioredoxin TrxA; this encodes MANDLIKHISDSSFEADVLKDGGAVLVDYWAEWCGPCKMIAPILDEVATTYQGKLTIAKMNVDENREIPAKFGIRGIPTLMLFKNGELAATKVGALSKAQLTAFIDQEI